In Sphingobacterium thalpophilum, a genomic segment contains:
- a CDS encoding asparaginase, producing the protein MHNIFIIYTGGTIGMVKDETGTFVPFDFELIKRNLPDLSRLDYKLTVHSFEPIIDSSNMKPEIWIEMAQIIKDNYADYDGFVILHGSDTMAFTASVLSFMLEGLQKPVILSGSQLPIGEIRTDARENMMTALEIASAKQDGVSIIQEVCILFDNKLFRGNRSFKYNSAKFEAFRSPNYPVLVEAGIHLKYNTDALLNNIDKEFILHTKLDNRVAVLKLFPGISAQTIKAVLDSDVRSIVMETFGSGNTTTDTWFLDLLKEAIEQGKNILNISQCKVGSVELGRYETSQGLKSIGVLNGYDLTFEAAVTKLMYLQGELEDQKEVAYWIEKDIRGELTIND; encoded by the coding sequence ATGCATAATATCTTTATTATCTACACAGGTGGGACCATTGGAATGGTTAAAGATGAAACAGGAACATTCGTTCCTTTCGACTTTGAATTGATCAAACGTAATCTCCCTGATTTAAGTCGCTTAGACTATAAGCTGACCGTGCACTCTTTCGAACCCATTATCGATTCATCCAACATGAAGCCCGAGATATGGATTGAAATGGCACAAATTATTAAGGATAACTATGCAGATTACGACGGTTTTGTTATTCTGCATGGTTCCGATACAATGGCTTTTACAGCCTCAGTATTGAGCTTTATGTTGGAGGGACTCCAAAAACCGGTCATTTTATCTGGCTCTCAGCTGCCTATCGGAGAGATCCGAACGGATGCGCGGGAAAATATGATGACAGCCCTTGAAATTGCTTCAGCAAAACAAGATGGCGTATCTATCATACAAGAGGTATGCATTCTTTTCGACAATAAATTATTCCGTGGCAATCGCTCATTTAAATATAATTCGGCCAAATTTGAGGCCTTTAGATCACCAAACTATCCCGTATTGGTTGAAGCAGGTATTCACCTCAAATATAATACAGATGCTTTATTAAATAATATTGATAAAGAATTTATCCTACATACCAAACTGGACAATCGCGTTGCGGTATTGAAATTATTCCCCGGAATTTCTGCACAAACGATCAAAGCCGTCTTAGACTCCGATGTCCGTTCCATTGTGATGGAAACATTTGGGTCAGGCAATACCACCACCGACACTTGGTTTCTGGATCTATTGAAAGAAGCAATTGAACAAGGTAAAAATATCCTCAACATTTCGCAATGTAAAGTAGGCTCTGTTGAATTAGGTCGCTATGAGACTTCACAAGGACTTAAATCCATCGGCGTGCTCAATGGCTACGACCTTACATTCGAAGCGGCAGTAACCAAATTAATGTATCTTCAAGGCGAGTTAGAAGATCAAAAAGAAGTCGCTTATTGGATTGAAAAGGATATCCGTGGTGAATTGACGATCAATGACTAA
- a CDS encoding TatD family hydrolase — protein MLLTDTHTHIYYHAGTEKLQEHLQRCFDNGIQRLFLPNVNSASIKPVFDTVAAYPEHCFPMLGLHPCDVKENYVEELETIRKSLETHKVHAIGEIGLDLYWDKSTLEIQKDAFRTQVQWAKELNLPIDIHCREAFTELFELLEELHDDKLFGVLHCFTGSLEQAQQAIDLGFALGIGGVVTFKKAGLDQVVKEIDLKHIVLETDAPYLAPVPFRGKENESSYLVYVAQKVADLHQISVEKVAEITTENSKRIFGI, from the coding sequence ATGTTGCTTACAGATACACATACACACATTTATTACCATGCAGGAACCGAAAAACTGCAAGAACATCTACAACGTTGCTTTGATAATGGCATCCAACGTCTTTTTTTGCCGAATGTGAATAGCGCTTCCATAAAACCTGTATTTGATACCGTAGCAGCTTATCCAGAACATTGTTTTCCCATGCTTGGATTACATCCATGCGATGTAAAGGAAAACTATGTGGAAGAGTTAGAAACCATCCGAAAGAGCTTGGAAACACACAAAGTCCATGCCATAGGTGAGATCGGGCTGGATCTTTATTGGGATAAAAGCACGCTTGAAATTCAAAAAGACGCCTTTCGAACGCAGGTTCAATGGGCTAAGGAATTAAATTTACCGATCGATATCCACTGCCGGGAAGCCTTCACTGAACTGTTCGAATTATTGGAAGAACTTCACGACGACAAATTATTTGGCGTTCTGCACTGCTTTACCGGCTCCCTGGAGCAGGCCCAACAGGCTATCGATTTAGGTTTCGCGCTTGGTATTGGCGGAGTCGTTACCTTTAAAAAAGCGGGCTTAGATCAGGTGGTCAAAGAAATCGATTTAAAACATATTGTTCTGGAAACAGATGCACCTTATTTGGCTCCTGTCCCCTTTCGCGGTAAAGAAAATGAAAGTAGCTATTTGGTTTACGTCGCACAAAAAGTAGCTGACCTTCACCAGATCTCCGTCGAGAAGGTAGCCGAAATCACAACAGAAAATTCAAAACGTATATTTGGTATATAA